A window from Natronorubrum aibiense encodes these proteins:
- a CDS encoding DUF4177 domain-containing protein, with amino-acid sequence MSESEATRWEYETLRPPRDETKKEAEDPKAELNQLGAEGWELIETIDYEGGGTKYLVFKRPAGSSEPV; translated from the coding sequence ATGTCCGAATCAGAAGCGACCCGCTGGGAGTACGAGACGCTTCGCCCGCCGCGCGATGAGACCAAAAAAGAAGCAGAGGATCCGAAAGCAGAGTTGAATCAACTCGGTGCAGAGGGCTGGGAGCTTATCGAGACGATCGACTATGAGGGAGGCGGCACCAAGTACCTCGTTTTCAAGCGACCTGCCGGATCGAGTGAGCCAGTATGA
- a CDS encoding SPW repeat domain-containing protein encodes MSDTTRTETNRDSRNDYDSLNTDVMQWVSALVALIGLYVVASPFIFESTDAAIWNDTLVGTGIFLLAGYNFYRLSKDRLASVGIASLTVLLGLWLVAAPTVIDMGSDTLATGTAISGAATAVLSAYNAYANKKADAPEHTHARA; translated from the coding sequence ATGAGCGATACAACAAGAACTGAAACCAACCGTGATAGCCGGAACGACTATGATTCACTGAACACGGACGTAATGCAGTGGGTGAGCGCCCTTGTCGCACTAATCGGTCTCTACGTTGTCGCGTCGCCGTTCATCTTCGAGTCCACGGATGCAGCGATCTGGAACGACACACTTGTCGGGACAGGGATTTTCCTGCTCGCGGGGTACAACTTCTACCGGCTGTCAAAGGATCGGTTGGCGAGCGTTGGCATCGCGTCGTTGACTGTCCTGCTGGGTCTCTGGCTGGTCGCCGCACCCACTGTCATCGATATGGGAAGCGACACACTGGCCACTGGGACCGCGATCTCGGGGGCGGCCACCGCGGTTCTCTCGGCGTATAACGCCTACGCTAACAAAAAGGCTGACGCGCCTGAGCATACTCATGCTCGTGCCTAA
- a CDS encoding amphi-Trp domain-containing protein: protein MPEEVLFKSESDETREEIASYLRSVADKLEQGDTVTLKSGSESVTMEPPARPTFEVKAEREGPTDGPGELSIEFELEWNENGNEGDGGSGQLEIE, encoded by the coding sequence ATGCCTGAAGAAGTCCTATTCAAATCCGAGAGTGACGAGACCCGAGAAGAAATCGCATCGTATCTCCGCAGTGTCGCTGATAAGCTCGAACAAGGGGATACTGTCACACTCAAATCCGGTTCTGAGTCCGTGACAATGGAACCACCAGCGCGCCCGACGTTTGAGGTCAAAGCCGAACGCGAGGGGCCAACGGACGGGCCCGGTGAATTGAGCATCGAGTTCGAACTCGAATGGAACGAGAACGGCAATGAGGGGGACGGCGGGAGCGGCCAGTTAGAAATCGAGTGA
- a CDS encoding helix-turn-helix transcriptional regulator: MDTAIEEIEFLARSSHRVGVIEELTEGARESRELRATTGASSPTMSRILTDFEDRRWIIRDGPTYELTRLGEFVADRFLDLRDSMEVEGKLRDVWQWLPREMEGFSADLFADAVVSSPGPKYPYEPVERLTQLIEGTSRLRGFDSIVYKSVNNETVCQAVLDGMELEYVYSPTALEGTVAWNPERVIEAAARENCTVYVHEALPDGNRCGLGIVDDRAGICCHDAETGALTAVIDTDAPEAREWAISTFERVRHEAEPVGPEAFETLVPSDLLP; encoded by the coding sequence ATGGACACCGCCATCGAAGAAATCGAATTTCTCGCCCGATCGAGTCACCGCGTCGGTGTCATAGAGGAACTGACCGAGGGAGCCCGGGAAAGCAGGGAGCTTCGCGCCACGACGGGGGCCTCCTCACCGACTATGAGTCGAATCCTCACTGACTTCGAAGATCGGCGCTGGATCATCCGGGATGGACCGACCTACGAACTGACACGACTCGGCGAGTTCGTGGCAGACCGATTCCTCGATCTCCGCGATTCGATGGAGGTCGAAGGCAAGCTCCGCGACGTCTGGCAGTGGCTCCCGCGGGAGATGGAGGGGTTCTCCGCCGATCTCTTCGCCGATGCAGTGGTCTCCTCTCCCGGTCCGAAGTACCCGTACGAACCCGTCGAACGGCTCACCCAGCTCATCGAAGGGACCAGTCGATTACGCGGGTTTGACAGTATCGTCTACAAATCGGTTAACAACGAGACGGTCTGCCAGGCTGTCCTCGACGGCATGGAACTCGAATACGTGTACTCGCCGACCGCCCTCGAGGGAACCGTCGCGTGGAATCCCGAACGAGTCATAGAGGCCGCCGCCCGTGAGAACTGCACCGTGTACGTCCACGAGGCCCTCCCCGACGGAAACCGCTGTGGGCTCGGCATCGTGGACGACCGCGCCGGTATCTGCTGTCACGACGCCGAGACCGGGGCGCTGACAGCCGTGATCGATACGGACGCCCCCGAGGCGCGCGAGTGGGCCATCTCCACGTTCGAGCGCGTCCGCCATGAGGCCGAGCCGGTCGGGCCGGAGGCGTTCGAGACGCTGGTCCCGTCGGACCTTCTCCCGTAG
- a CDS encoding hemolysin family protein has product MVNVALSAAQIVLALFLVVLNGFFVAAEFAFVRIRGTSVDQLVEEGRPGSGSLQEVMTDLDNYLATTQLGITIASLGLGWVGEPAVAALIEPVLELVLPANLIHLIAFAIGFSIITFLHVVFGELAPKTIAIAKTERLSLFLAPPMKAFYFILYPGIVVFNGAANAFTRSLGVPPASETDETLGERELLRVLTRSGEGGDIDVAEVTMIERVFDLDDTVVREVMVPRPDVVSVPADATLSELHSIVLEAGHTRYPVLDANDGDQVVGFVDVKDVLRVEVDNGDAEMVGDIAREILIVPETMAISDLLIQFKEDRQQMAAVIDEWGAFEGIVTVEDIVEALVGDLRDGFDLDEREPSIRQRDDEGYDIDGGVQLSSVNDALAGDFESEEVETIGGLVLGQLNRAPEPGDRVEVDGHVVEVTSVEGTRISTVWVHEKDLDDPAVD; this is encoded by the coding sequence ATGGTAAACGTCGCGCTCTCGGCGGCACAAATCGTCTTAGCGCTGTTTCTCGTGGTTCTCAACGGCTTTTTTGTCGCTGCAGAGTTCGCCTTCGTTCGGATTCGGGGGACATCGGTTGACCAGCTCGTCGAGGAGGGGCGGCCCGGCTCGGGGTCGCTTCAAGAAGTGATGACGGATCTCGACAACTACCTCGCCACGACGCAACTCGGTATCACCATCGCATCTCTCGGGTTGGGATGGGTCGGCGAACCCGCAGTGGCGGCGCTCATCGAACCCGTACTGGAATTGGTTCTCCCGGCGAATCTCATCCATCTCATCGCGTTCGCAATCGGCTTTAGTATCATCACGTTTCTCCACGTCGTCTTCGGTGAACTCGCGCCGAAGACGATCGCAATTGCCAAGACCGAGCGACTCTCGCTGTTCCTCGCCCCGCCCATGAAGGCCTTTTATTTCATACTCTATCCGGGAATTGTCGTCTTCAACGGGGCGGCCAACGCGTTCACGCGGTCGCTCGGTGTGCCACCCGCTTCCGAAACGGATGAGACACTCGGTGAGCGGGAACTCCTTCGGGTACTAACACGATCCGGCGAGGGCGGGGACATTGACGTGGCAGAAGTGACGATGATCGAGCGCGTCTTCGATCTTGACGACACCGTGGTGCGGGAGGTCATGGTCCCACGACCGGACGTGGTGAGCGTTCCGGCGGATGCCACACTATCTGAACTTCATTCGATCGTCTTAGAGGCCGGACACACGCGCTATCCGGTTCTTGATGCCAACGACGGTGACCAAGTGGTCGGATTCGTAGATGTCAAGGACGTGCTGCGAGTAGAGGTGGACAATGGGGATGCCGAGATGGTCGGTGACATCGCCCGTGAGATTCTCATCGTCCCGGAGACGATGGCAATTAGCGATCTCCTGATACAGTTCAAGGAGGATCGCCAGCAGATGGCCGCAGTCATCGACGAGTGGGGAGCGTTCGAGGGGATTGTAACGGTTGAAGACATCGTTGAGGCCCTCGTCGGAGACCTTCGAGACGGGTTTGATCTCGATGAGCGCGAACCCTCGATACGCCAGCGTGACGATGAGGGGTACGATATTGACGGAGGGGTCCAATTGTCGAGCGTTAACGATGCTCTGGCTGGGGACTTCGAAAGCGAGGAGGTCGAAACGATCGGTGGACTGGTGCTCGGGCAACTCAACCGCGCGCCAGAACCTGGCGACCGCGTCGAGGTCGACGGTCACGTCGTTGAGGTAACGAGCGTTGAGGGGACCCGAATTTCGACGGTATGGGTCCATGAAAAAGATCTCGATGATCCAGCGGTGGACTGA
- a CDS encoding DoxX family protein translates to MSDSDSPQNPPSVLGRLLFASGLAALALRNLTNLDGRIAYADAKGVPLADKLVPASSGLLLGGSLGIGFWKLPKLSAASIATFFIGVTPVMHDFWAVDEDSRDEELTSFLQNIVLLGAAIAFFKRARQN, encoded by the coding sequence ATGTCTGACTCCGACTCACCTCAGAACCCACCGTCGGTCCTCGGCCGCCTCCTCTTTGCGAGTGGGCTTGCAGCACTTGCACTCCGCAATCTGACGAATCTTGATGGACGAATCGCCTATGCAGATGCCAAGGGAGTCCCCCTCGCAGACAAACTCGTCCCTGCCTCGAGTGGTCTCCTGCTCGGTGGTAGCCTTGGCATCGGCTTCTGGAAACTGCCCAAGTTGTCTGCAGCCAGTATCGCCACGTTCTTTATCGGCGTGACTCCAGTGATGCACGATTTCTGGGCCGTCGACGAAGACTCGCGTGACGAAGAACTCACCTCATTCCTCCAGAATATCGTGCTCCTCGGCGCTGCAATCGCTTTCTTCAAGCGGGCTCGGCAAAACTAA
- a CDS encoding class I SAM-dependent methyltransferase — MTEQAAIQAAWTEIATGYDEYVTPSNMALAERALQRAGLRPGMQVLDVAAGSGGLSIPAARARAQVLATDISPAMVERLEARAREEGLTDLKTRVMDGQALDLEDDTFDVAASQFGVMLFPDLPRGLSEMTRVTRPGGRVLLITMGPPTEVEFLEFFIGAVKTAVPDFTGLPRDPPPLPFQVSDPEALRAELADAGLADIRVETANHRLEFESGSQMWKWVTASNPIGAEMVADLTAEQKAAAEKSLDDKLRERSSGHDPAVLNNLVNIALGTK, encoded by the coding sequence ATGACCGAGCAAGCAGCGATACAGGCGGCGTGGACCGAGATCGCCACGGGGTACGACGAGTACGTCACCCCATCGAACATGGCCCTGGCCGAGAGAGCTCTCCAGCGGGCCGGGCTCCGACCGGGGATGCAGGTGCTAGATGTCGCAGCCGGCAGTGGCGGGTTGAGTATTCCCGCGGCTCGCGCGCGGGCGCAGGTGCTGGCAACGGACATCTCTCCCGCCATGGTCGAACGGCTCGAAGCACGCGCCCGCGAGGAGGGGCTCACAGACCTGAAGACCCGAGTCATGGACGGCCAGGCCCTCGACCTCGAAGACGACACTTTCGACGTCGCCGCATCACAGTTCGGCGTCATGCTGTTCCCCGACCTGCCGCGGGGATTGAGCGAAATGACGCGGGTTACCAGACCCGGTGGCCGTGTGTTATTGATCACGATGGGCCCACCCACGGAGGTTGAGTTTCTCGAGTTCTTCATCGGCGCAGTGAAAACGGCCGTCCCCGATTTCACAGGCCTCCCGAGGGACCCACCGCCGTTACCCTTCCAGGTGTCCGATCCAGAGGCACTGCGCGCGGAACTGGCCGACGCCGGACTGGCGGATATCCGTGTGGAGACGGCGAACCACCGGTTGGAGTTCGAGTCCGGCTCGCAGATGTGGAAGTGGGTAACCGCCAGCAATCCAATCGGGGCGGAAATGGTCGCCGACCTGACGGCGGAACAGAAAGCCGCAGCCGAGAAGTCACTGGACGACAAGCTGCGTGAGCGGTCCAGCGGACACGATCCTGCCGTGTTGAACAACCTAGTGAACATCGCTCTCGGGACGAAGTGA
- a CDS encoding ArsR family transcriptional regulator — protein sequence MKLRQPTDFLILEALEETGRNVAANLEAHTGKSRKNINTRLPILADYGLVRKIGPKERSGLYEITPKGEIALAHRDEYDEVDDFEQLIEDEMTSTG from the coding sequence ATGAAACTCCGACAACCAACCGACTTCTTGATTCTCGAGGCACTCGAGGAAACGGGCCGAAACGTTGCAGCGAACCTCGAGGCACACACAGGAAAGAGCCGGAAGAACATCAACACTCGACTGCCGATTCTTGCAGACTACGGTCTCGTACGCAAAATCGGCCCCAAAGAACGGTCTGGGTTATACGAAATTACACCAAAGGGGGAAATAGCACTCGCTCACAGAGACGAGTACGATGAGGTAGACGATTTCGAACAGCTGATCGAAGACGAGATGACGTCTACTGGCTGA